CAGCGCTGCCAGCGCCTCGCCGGCCTCCGGCGGCGCGCCATCCAGGGTGACCCGCAACTCCCGGGCGCCCATCCAACGGCGGCGCAGCCGCGCCGGCGTGCCCTGATCCACCACCCGGCCGCCGTCGAGGATCAGCAAACGATCACAGAGCAGCTCCACCTCCGGCAGGATGTGGGTAGAGAGCAGCAGGGTGTGCCGCCGTCCCAACTCCCGGATGAGCTCGCGGATGGCGATGATCTGCCGCGGATCGAGCCCCACCGTCGGCTCGTCCAACACCAGCACCCGGGGCTGGTGGAGGATGGCGGTGGCCAACCCCACCCGCTGGCGGTAGCCCTTGCTCAAGGTGCCGATGATCTGCCGCGCCACGTCTTCCAACAAACAGCGCTCCAGCACCTCGCCGATGGCGCGCCGGGCGCTCCCGCCGGTGAGCCCCTGGAGCCGCGCCCGGTAGGCGAGATACTCCCGTACCCGCATCTCCGGGTAGAGGGCCACATTCTCCGGCAGATAGCCGATATCCCCTCGGGGCTCGGCGCCGTCGAAGAGATCCCGTCCGGCAACCCGCACGCTGCCCTCGGTGGGCGGCAGAAAACCGGTGATCATACGGATGGTGGTGGTCTTGCCGGCGCCGTTGGGGCCGAGAATGCCCAAAATCTCGCCCTCCTCCACAGCGAAGGAGACGCGATCCACGGCGGTGAAATCGCCGTAGCGCCGGGATAGGTTGTGGGCTTCGATCATGGTCGCTTCATCCCCCTATCGAAACGAGTCTGACGAAACGGGCCTGGCGAGACGCGCCTGGCGAAGTGAAAATAGCAAAAAACATACCGGTCGAAGCGCCCTTTCGAGGGCGCGACCCAAGGACCCGGGAACGGCCCGTTCGACTCGACACCGGGCCTGGAAAGGCATAACTTGGAGCTAGTCCTGGAGCTTCCATCGTGCCAGGTTGGCAGATGGTGAGCGCTGCCACTAGCAGCCCGTGGCAAAAGTCAGACGCCAGCGAGAGCGAGCAATTTTTCGCCGAATCAAGGCCGGAAAACCGCAGGCGATGCGGGTATCGGCGAGGTTTTCGAACGAAGATTCGGCGGAAAAGGACCGCTCGCAGCGCGGCTCGACTTTTACCACGGGCTGCTAGGCTCGGGAGACGAAATAGGAGATCCATTGCCATGAGTGATACCACCCCCAACGACCCAGAGAACAGCAGTATGAAATCCGCCTACGAGCTCGCCCTCGAGAAAATGGAGGGCCGGGGCATCGAACGCCCGCGCCAGGACTCCCTCAGTGAGGAGACCCGCAACGCCATGGCGGAAGTCCGCAGCAAGGCCGAAGCCCGGCTGGCGGAGCTGGAGATCATGCACCGGCAGAGCCGGGGCAAGGCGCAGAGCTCCACGGAGCTGGAAGAGCTGGAACGGGATTATCGGGCGGAGCGCCAGCGCATCGAAGAGGGCCGGGAGCGCAAGCTGGAGGAGCTGCGCCAGGGCTCCTAAGAGCCTCTCTTTTTCGATCCCCCGAAGTGATCCCGGAAGCTGCGTACCGCCTCGGTGCTGCCGCAGAGATAGATCGTGTCCTCCGCCTCGAAGCGGAAGTCCGGATCCACCCGCATCACCACCTCGCCGCGGCGCTCTACCGCCACCACCGAGCAGCCGGTGCGCTGGCGCAGGCTGAGATCCGAGGGA
This portion of the Acidobacteriota bacterium genome encodes:
- a CDS encoding ABC transporter ATP-binding protein — encoded protein: MIEAHNLSRRYGDFTAVDRVSFAVEEGEILGILGPNGAGKTTTIRMITGFLPPTEGSVRVAGRDLFDGAEPRGDIGYLPENVALYPEMRVREYLAYRARLQGLTGGSARRAIGEVLERCLLEDVARQIIGTLSKGYRQRVGLATAILHQPRVLVLDEPTVGLDPRQIIAIRELIRELGRRHTLLLSTHILPEVELLCDRLLILDGGRVVDQGTPARLRRRWMGARELRVTLDGAPPEAGEALAALEGVAAAEPLDEERASGEPRQKPTGRWRIHCRPEDGATDGGADPRRQIFELAVARGWVLLELSEQRASLEDVFVRLTTHDTAIRDETTRAEATAGPEEDSAAEEEDPS